A genomic segment from Amycolatopsis camponoti encodes:
- a CDS encoding TetR family transcriptional regulator, which produces MTDSPRRAPATRVGATPAGRRQLRRALASAAVDLFAANGYEATTVDDIAAAAGVGRRTFFRYFDAKDDVLFANHDEIVAEMEEAFAAADPGRDPVEVACAAVGLVLDSYATDLDVSLKRFALTRTVPSLRDKEVATVDRYQRVLARYLRARYEEQGDETASLRAAVAAAAIAAANNHVLRHWLRTGGTGDIKATAAEAFALVIDAFRAPGGDEATVVAVLTTATPLHEVVARVGEVLRG; this is translated from the coding sequence ATGACGGATTCGCCGCGCCGCGCGCCGGCCACCCGGGTCGGGGCGACCCCCGCGGGCCGGCGGCAGCTGCGCCGCGCCCTCGCCTCCGCGGCCGTGGACCTGTTCGCGGCCAACGGTTACGAGGCCACCACCGTGGACGACATCGCGGCCGCCGCCGGGGTCGGGCGCCGCACGTTCTTCCGGTACTTCGACGCCAAGGACGACGTCCTGTTCGCCAACCACGACGAGATCGTGGCGGAGATGGAAGAGGCTTTCGCCGCGGCCGATCCGGGCCGCGACCCGGTCGAGGTGGCGTGCGCCGCGGTCGGCCTGGTGCTCGACTCCTACGCCACCGACCTCGACGTCTCGCTCAAGCGGTTCGCCCTGACCCGCACGGTTCCCTCGTTGCGGGACAAGGAGGTCGCGACCGTCGACCGCTACCAGCGCGTGCTCGCCCGCTACCTGCGGGCGCGCTACGAGGAGCAGGGCGACGAGACAGCGAGCCTGCGCGCGGCCGTGGCCGCGGCGGCGATCGCGGCCGCCAACAACCACGTCCTCCGGCACTGGCTGCGCACCGGCGGCACCGGCGACATCAAGGCCACCGCCGCCGAGGCGTTCGCGCTGGTCATCGACGCGTTCCGGGCTCCCGGCGGCGACGAGGCCACCGTCGTCGCGGTCCTGACGACGGCGACGCCCCTGCACGAGGTCGTCGCCCGGGTCGGCGAAGTCCTGCGCGGCTGA
- a CDS encoding CotH kinase family protein produces MGDQEQQALDSLYEIENVLTIDITMPAADWEAVRTEQPAGGTCNFDWAGGSRYTWRKATSVAISGMRFPARTSFSDVGIKKKSFCGSINSDKPCLHIDFGKFLDANKAPVQNLIGSRYLTLNNSVQDLSFVRQLLGYKLFELAGLPHSRGNFARVLVNGTPIGQGVAGVTAPGVFVNVEPIMPRYIERNFKHRKGNLYELEHQDDFVGKRFDLIGVEPLSEFEDKADLRLAIDHIAAHGLAGASEVFDLDQFVKVYAMEFFLKHWDGYSRNTNNTYVYNDVDAVAAPGLGDVRFKLIPWGLDQTLQPARHFRLDTAGLLAKLVRDDPGRRAQLIGQIRAYRESVFGYRTQEKVLKPLLERMAGLLTGLGVPDVPTQVTTVRKQLRLATSAGYLCGGLPGADGAYVREDVTNECMHADPAEAVPADPGSFEVVHRPRPAGLEDADLWCFDVLGTGKSLAAKGTGRFLHASTTTSSQGHELLGTRAADNSEHAEEFSVTPVAPPDDPFTFSGYFTLASVRTGASVAFGTDPTASGRPRVVQDATASQLYFS; encoded by the coding sequence ATGGGCGACCAGGAACAACAAGCACTCGATTCCCTCTACGAGATCGAAAATGTGCTGACGATCGACATCACGATGCCCGCGGCCGACTGGGAAGCGGTGCGCACCGAACAGCCGGCCGGCGGCACGTGCAACTTCGACTGGGCCGGCGGCAGCCGTTACACCTGGCGGAAAGCCACGTCGGTCGCGATATCCGGGATGCGGTTCCCCGCCCGCACGTCATTTTCCGACGTGGGGATCAAGAAGAAGTCCTTCTGCGGCTCGATCAACAGTGACAAACCTTGCCTGCACATCGACTTCGGGAAGTTCCTCGACGCCAACAAGGCGCCGGTCCAGAACCTGATCGGTTCGCGGTACCTGACGCTCAACAACTCGGTCCAGGACCTGTCGTTCGTCCGGCAGCTGCTCGGCTACAAACTGTTCGAGCTCGCCGGTCTCCCCCATTCCCGCGGCAACTTCGCCCGGGTGCTCGTGAACGGCACCCCGATCGGCCAGGGCGTCGCCGGCGTCACCGCCCCCGGGGTCTTCGTGAACGTCGAGCCGATCATGCCGCGGTACATCGAGCGCAATTTCAAGCACCGGAAAGGCAATCTGTACGAGCTCGAACACCAGGACGACTTCGTCGGCAAGCGGTTCGATCTCATCGGCGTGGAACCGCTGTCGGAGTTCGAGGACAAGGCCGACCTGCGCCTGGCCATCGACCACATCGCCGCGCACGGGCTGGCGGGCGCGAGCGAGGTGTTCGACCTCGACCAGTTCGTCAAGGTCTACGCGATGGAGTTCTTCCTCAAGCACTGGGACGGCTACTCCCGCAACACCAACAACACCTACGTGTACAACGACGTGGACGCCGTCGCCGCACCCGGCCTGGGCGACGTCCGCTTCAAGCTGATCCCGTGGGGCCTCGACCAGACCCTGCAGCCCGCCCGGCACTTCCGGCTCGACACCGCCGGGCTGCTCGCCAAGCTGGTGCGCGACGACCCGGGCCGCCGGGCCCAGCTGATCGGCCAGATCCGCGCCTACCGCGAAAGCGTGTTCGGCTACCGGACCCAGGAAAAGGTCCTCAAGCCGCTGCTCGAACGGATGGCGGGGCTGCTCACGGGGCTGGGGGTGCCTGACGTGCCCACCCAGGTCACGACGGTGCGCAAGCAGCTCCGGCTCGCCACCTCAGCCGGCTACCTGTGCGGCGGCCTGCCGGGGGCCGACGGCGCCTACGTCCGCGAGGACGTCACCAACGAGTGCATGCACGCCGATCCCGCGGAAGCCGTGCCGGCGGATCCGGGGAGCTTCGAAGTCGTCCACCGGCCTCGGCCGGCCGGGCTCGAAGACGCGGATCTGTGGTGCTTCGACGTTCTCGGCACCGGGAAGTCGCTCGCCGCCAAGGGAACCGGGCGGTTCCTGCACGCGAGCACGACGACGTCGAGCCAGGGCCACGAACTGCTCGGCACGCGCGCGGCGGACAATTCCGAGCACGCCGAAGAATTCTCCGTCACGCCGGTCGCCCCGCCGGACGACCCCTTCACCTTCAGCGGCTATTTCACGCTGGCGAGCGTCCGGACCGGGGCGAGCGTGGCTTTCGGAACCGATCCCACGGCGAGCGGGCGGCCCCGGGTCGTCCAGGACGCCACGGCGTCGCAACTGTATTTCTCCTGA
- a CDS encoding TetR/AcrR family transcriptional regulator, producing MTPRTRRRTEALSRDRIVEAAVELLDAGGEAGLTFRTLTERLETGAGAIYWHVANKDELLAAATDGVVAAALAVGSPGSPPDEIRAVALGLFEAIEQHPWLATQLALQFSRSPSGSVTPRIFEAIGRRVRSLGVPAGHRFTTTSALVSYILGAAGQNAANAQSAAHANRAEFLDAVSDAWEELDAREYPFMREIAAEQRGHDDREQFLAGVDLVLAGITAVHRAG from the coding sequence ATGACACCACGCACCCGCCGGCGCACCGAAGCACTCAGCCGGGATCGGATCGTCGAGGCGGCGGTCGAGCTGCTCGACGCGGGCGGCGAGGCCGGGCTGACGTTCCGGACGCTGACCGAACGCCTCGAGACCGGGGCGGGAGCGATTTACTGGCACGTGGCGAACAAGGACGAGCTCCTGGCCGCGGCCACCGACGGCGTCGTCGCCGCGGCGCTGGCGGTCGGCTCTCCCGGCTCGCCGCCCGACGAGATCCGCGCGGTCGCGCTCGGGTTGTTCGAGGCGATCGAGCAGCACCCGTGGCTGGCGACGCAGCTCGCGTTGCAGTTCTCCCGCAGCCCGTCGGGCTCGGTGACGCCCCGGATCTTCGAGGCGATCGGCCGGCGGGTCCGGTCGCTGGGCGTGCCCGCGGGACACCGGTTCACCACGACGTCGGCCTTGGTCAGCTACATCCTCGGTGCCGCGGGCCAGAACGCGGCGAACGCGCAGAGCGCGGCGCACGCGAACCGGGCCGAGTTCCTCGACGCGGTGTCGGACGCCTGGGAAGAGCTGGACGCGCGGGAGTACCCGTTCATGCGGGAGATCGCGGCCGAGCAGCGCGGGCACGACGACCGCGAGCAGTTCCTCGCCGGGGTGGACCTCGTGCTCGCCGGCATCACCGCCGTCCACCGAGCCGGGTGA
- a CDS encoding FAD-dependent oxidoreductase — MNVTIIGAGLGGLVLARVLHVHGIAATVYEAEASPAARKQGGLLDIHENTGQVALEAAGLTDGFRGLILEGHEATRILDRDGSVLYDEPDDGTGGRPEVPRGELRQLLLDSLPDGTVHWGHKVTGVRALGGGRHEVTFAGGATVTTTLLVGADGAWSKVRPLLSDAEPEYIGRSYVETFLYDSDTRYPAAAKAVGGGALLAPAPGKGIQAHREKGGTLHTYVALTEPVEWFGDFTDAAAAVERTAREFEGWAPELTALITDGDTAPVLRPLHTLPVEHRWDRVPGVTLVGDAAHLATPNGEGANLAMLDGAELGKALAAHDDVETALAEFERAMFPRSAESAADGNELHELLFGDDSPRGLLAMFAPEGQ; from the coding sequence ATGAACGTCACGATCATCGGAGCCGGTCTCGGCGGGCTCGTCCTCGCCCGCGTCCTGCACGTCCACGGCATCGCGGCCACCGTCTACGAGGCCGAAGCGTCCCCGGCCGCCCGCAAGCAGGGCGGCCTGCTCGACATCCACGAAAACACCGGTCAGGTCGCCCTCGAAGCGGCCGGCCTGACCGACGGGTTCCGCGGGCTGATCCTGGAAGGGCACGAGGCCACCCGGATCCTCGACCGCGACGGCTCGGTCCTCTACGACGAGCCCGACGACGGCACCGGAGGCCGCCCCGAAGTGCCGCGCGGCGAGCTGCGGCAGCTGCTGCTCGACTCGCTGCCGGATGGCACCGTCCACTGGGGACACAAGGTCACCGGCGTTCGCGCGCTGGGCGGCGGCCGGCACGAGGTGACCTTCGCCGGCGGCGCGACCGTCACCACGACCCTGCTGGTCGGCGCGGACGGCGCCTGGTCGAAGGTCCGGCCGCTGCTGTCCGACGCCGAGCCCGAGTACATCGGGCGCTCGTACGTCGAGACCTTCCTGTACGACAGCGACACCCGGTACCCGGCCGCCGCGAAAGCCGTCGGCGGCGGGGCCCTGCTCGCGCCGGCCCCGGGCAAGGGGATCCAGGCCCACCGCGAGAAGGGCGGCACGCTGCACACCTACGTCGCGCTGACCGAGCCGGTGGAGTGGTTCGGCGACTTCACCGACGCGGCCGCCGCCGTCGAACGGACCGCGCGCGAGTTCGAGGGCTGGGCTCCCGAGCTGACCGCGCTGATCACCGACGGCGACACCGCGCCGGTGCTGCGCCCGCTCCACACCCTGCCGGTCGAGCACCGGTGGGACCGCGTCCCGGGCGTGACGCTCGTGGGCGACGCCGCCCACCTAGCCACCCCGAACGGCGAAGGCGCGAACCTCGCCATGCTCGACGGCGCCGAGCTGGGCAAGGCCCTGGCCGCACACGACGACGTGGAGACCGCCCTGGCCGAGTTCGAGCGGGCGATGTTCCCCCGGAGCGCCGAGTCGGCCGCCGACGGCAACGAGCTGCACGAACTCCTCTTCGGCGACGACTCACCCCGGGGCCTGCTCGCTATGTTCGCCCCGGAGGGTCAGTGA
- a CDS encoding DUF6069 family protein has translation MTTTATRTPATALRLGVAVVAAAAVNTAIALTASSLDDGGIGMGLNAASYLPATVLGLLLGTAGWILIARRAPKALRVVVPAVLVLTWVPDLLILNAGATAANVVGLMLMHLVVTTAVVLALRPTLREANAVPAAPGQVAR, from the coding sequence ATGACCACCACCGCCACCCGGACGCCCGCCACGGCCCTTCGCCTGGGGGTCGCCGTCGTGGCGGCCGCCGCCGTCAACACCGCCATCGCGCTGACGGCGTCCTCGCTCGACGACGGCGGGATCGGCATGGGCCTCAACGCCGCCTCCTACCTGCCGGCGACCGTGCTCGGACTGCTCCTCGGCACCGCCGGCTGGATCCTGATCGCCCGCCGGGCCCCGAAGGCGCTGCGCGTCGTCGTCCCCGCGGTCCTCGTCCTGACCTGGGTGCCGGACCTGCTGATCCTGAACGCCGGGGCCACCGCCGCGAACGTCGTCGGGCTGATGCTCATGCACCTGGTGGTCACGACGGCGGTCGTCCTCGCGCTGCGCCCGACCCTGCGGGAGGCGAACGCGGTGCCGGCGGCTCCGGGGCAGGTCGCCCGGTAA
- a CDS encoding MarR family winged helix-turn-helix transcriptional regulator encodes MGEQETEEPFDRLGKEERRVWINLAKVLLTLPGALESQLLRDADLTLLGYMILARLSVVPGESLRMSEIAEMANGSLPRISHAVARMEDRGWVTRKVCTGQGRRFTTATLTDAGRAHLADASPAHVANVRRLVVDPLGDDFLRLGDAVERIVENLGLPTEVLKRPKA; translated from the coding sequence GTGGGCGAGCAGGAAACCGAGGAGCCGTTCGACCGGCTCGGCAAAGAAGAGCGGCGTGTGTGGATCAACCTGGCGAAGGTCCTGCTCACGCTGCCGGGAGCGCTGGAGAGCCAGCTGCTGCGGGACGCCGACCTGACGCTGCTGGGCTACATGATCCTGGCGCGGCTTTCGGTCGTGCCGGGGGAAAGCCTGCGGATGAGCGAGATCGCGGAGATGGCCAACGGGTCGCTGCCGCGGATTTCGCACGCGGTGGCCCGGATGGAGGATCGCGGGTGGGTGACGCGGAAGGTGTGCACCGGCCAGGGCCGCCGGTTCACGACCGCGACCCTGACCGACGCCGGCCGCGCGCACCTCGCGGACGCGTCGCCCGCGCACGTGGCGAACGTGCGGCGCCTGGTGGTCGACCCGCTCGGCGACGACTTCCTGCGGCTCGGGGACGCCGTCGAGCGGATCGTCGAGAACCTCGGGCTGCCCACCGAAGTCCTCAAACGGCCGAAAGCCTGA
- a CDS encoding phosphatase PAP2 family protein, which yields MTTSMSRRHLFITGGTAAAVLATTGVRSPATAAPVRRGGADVVVAWSRELLATVRTAGLQPATVHPTRAFALLHAAIHDAVVATAGTGRPYLFTVDVPGAAAPEAAAAQAAHDVLAALYPSRAGEFGSLLAGQLAAVDPARREDGVRAGRLVARLLLGLRADDGSAAVPPVLPPGTAPGQYRPSPPAFAPAAFTHWAAVTPFVLDRANRFRPAPYPALGGARYAKALREVAAAGRDTSTTRTADETQRARFWAAPIWNYWNEIAQSVVGGSRSGLLVAARVFARLNLAFADAVIAFYEAKYHYRIWRPITAIRLAGEDGNPATDGVPDWSSLATTPADPAYPGAHSVVSQAGALVLRQEYGPRWALDVTSEALPGVVRRFATFQDVADEAGLSRIVAGVHTRLDHEAGRQLGTDVAEFVLRS from the coding sequence ATGACCACATCGATGTCGCGCCGGCACCTGTTCATCACCGGCGGGACGGCCGCCGCCGTGCTCGCCACCACCGGCGTGCGGTCGCCGGCCACCGCGGCCCCGGTCCGGCGCGGCGGCGCGGACGTCGTCGTCGCCTGGAGCCGCGAGCTGCTGGCCACCGTGCGCACGGCCGGCCTCCAGCCCGCGACCGTGCACCCGACCCGCGCCTTCGCCCTGCTGCACGCGGCGATCCACGACGCGGTCGTCGCGACGGCCGGGACCGGGCGGCCCTACCTGTTCACCGTCGACGTCCCGGGTGCGGCGGCCCCGGAAGCCGCCGCCGCTCAGGCCGCGCACGACGTCCTGGCCGCGCTGTACCCCAGCCGGGCCGGCGAGTTCGGGAGCCTGCTGGCGGGACAGCTCGCCGCGGTGGATCCGGCGCGGCGCGAGGACGGGGTGCGGGCCGGGCGCCTGGTCGCCCGGCTGCTGCTGGGCCTGCGCGCCGACGACGGTTCGGCCGCGGTCCCGCCGGTGCTGCCGCCGGGGACGGCACCCGGGCAGTACCGGCCGTCCCCGCCCGCGTTCGCGCCCGCCGCGTTCACCCACTGGGCCGCGGTGACGCCGTTCGTGCTCGACCGGGCGAACCGGTTCCGGCCGGCGCCCTACCCCGCGCTGGGCGGCGCCCGCTACGCGAAGGCGTTGCGCGAAGTCGCGGCGGCCGGGCGCGACACCAGCACCACCCGCACCGCCGACGAGACTCAGCGGGCGCGGTTCTGGGCCGCGCCGATCTGGAACTACTGGAACGAGATCGCCCAGTCGGTCGTCGGCGGTTCCCGGAGCGGCCTGCTGGTCGCGGCGCGGGTGTTCGCGCGGCTGAACCTGGCGTTCGCGGACGCGGTGATCGCGTTCTACGAGGCGAAGTACCACTACCGGATCTGGCGGCCGATCACCGCGATCCGCCTGGCCGGCGAGGACGGGAACCCGGCGACGGACGGCGTCCCGGACTGGTCGAGCCTGGCGACCACCCCGGCGGACCCGGCGTACCCGGGCGCGCACAGCGTCGTCTCGCAGGCGGGTGCCCTGGTGCTGCGGCAGGAGTACGGGCCCCGGTGGGCCCTGGACGTGACGTCCGAAGCGCTGCCGGGCGTGGTCCGGCGGTTCGCGACGTTCCAGGACGTCGCCGACGAGGCGGGCCTGAGCCGCATCGTCGCGGGCGTCCACACCCGGCTCGACCACGAAGCCGGGCGGCAGCTGGGCACCGACGTCGCCGAGTTCGTCCTCCGGTCGTGA
- a CDS encoding RNA polymerase sigma factor, producing MPVAQRFRRRRAEGDDAGEAPRARLHAVGADVYPDWEAVYRDNVDRVYRLMFSKVGNRPDAEDLTTEVFLTALRPLRISASVGEVRAYLLATARTVLAGHWRRTLGREITALDEERDIAAFETGAIDPRTPAHAEAILRQLPERYGRILRLRFLQACSLKEAAAELGITVGNAKVLQHRALRQAAQLAEGTET from the coding sequence GTGCCGGTGGCACAGCGGTTCCGGCGCAGACGCGCCGAAGGGGACGACGCGGGCGAAGCGCCCCGCGCGCGGCTGCACGCGGTCGGCGCGGACGTCTACCCGGACTGGGAGGCGGTCTACCGCGACAACGTCGACCGCGTCTACCGGCTGATGTTCTCGAAGGTCGGCAACCGGCCCGACGCGGAGGACCTCACCACGGAGGTCTTCCTGACGGCGCTGCGGCCGCTGCGCATCTCGGCGAGCGTGGGCGAGGTCCGGGCGTACCTGCTGGCCACCGCACGGACGGTGCTGGCCGGGCACTGGCGGCGCACGCTCGGCCGGGAGATCACCGCCCTGGACGAGGAGCGCGACATCGCGGCCTTCGAAACCGGCGCGATCGACCCGCGGACCCCGGCCCACGCCGAGGCGATCCTCCGTCAGCTGCCCGAACGGTACGGCCGCATCCTGCGGCTGCGGTTCCTGCAGGCGTGCTCGCTCAAGGAAGCGGCGGCGGAGCTCGGCATCACCGTCGGCAACGCGAAGGTGCTGCAGCACCGCGCGTTGCGACAGGCGGCCCAGCTCGCGGAAGGGACGGAGACGTGA
- a CDS encoding ubiquinol-cytochrome c reductase iron-sulfur subunit, whose amino-acid sequence MTTRGVRRYVKDLLRRRRPRPFEAGPGDEAELRTAVLLRAARPGAGAASEEFVTGLHRRLAQELGEPAPGRGGTRRRFIQVSSAAAVAAAAGAGVEYLVTSGGETAAAPPPTPEETLRPENGRWRAVVAAQDLPEGGVLPFDFGAVAGFVRRSGGQVSAVSATCTHLGCRLNLDAPARRLNCPCHRTAFAVDGVVLTHQLPVTPPPLPHLVVREAGGVVEVLVPPAGA is encoded by the coding sequence GTGACCACTCGAGGCGTCCGCCGGTACGTCAAGGACCTCCTGCGCCGGCGCCGGCCGCGCCCGTTCGAGGCCGGCCCCGGTGACGAAGCCGAGCTGCGGACCGCGGTGCTGCTGCGTGCCGCCCGGCCGGGAGCCGGAGCGGCGAGCGAGGAGTTCGTCACCGGGCTGCACCGGCGGCTCGCCCAGGAGCTCGGGGAACCGGCGCCCGGGCGCGGCGGCACCCGCCGCCGGTTCATCCAGGTGTCCTCGGCCGCGGCGGTGGCGGCCGCGGCGGGCGCCGGCGTCGAGTACCTGGTGACGTCGGGAGGTGAGACGGCGGCCGCGCCACCACCCACGCCGGAGGAGACGCTGCGGCCCGAGAACGGCCGGTGGCGGGCCGTCGTGGCGGCCCAGGACCTGCCCGAAGGTGGGGTGCTGCCGTTCGACTTCGGCGCCGTGGCGGGGTTCGTCCGGCGTTCGGGCGGGCAGGTCAGCGCGGTCTCGGCGACCTGCACGCACCTGGGCTGCCGGCTGAACCTGGACGCCCCGGCGCGGCGGCTGAACTGCCCGTGCCACCGGACGGCGTTCGCGGTCGACGGCGTGGTCCTGACGCACCAGCTGCCGGTGACGCCGCCGCCGCTGCCGCACCTGGTGGTGCGCGAAGCCGGGGGAGTGGTCGAGGTGCTGGTCCCGCCGGCCGGAGCGTGA
- a CDS encoding SDR family NAD(P)-dependent oxidoreductase, which yields MTGQRGVLVTGGSRGIGRATAVAFAARGYRVAVHYATRRDDAETTLRELAGSGHTCVAGDLGDPAAARQVVDEAIATLGRVDVLVNNAAQAPTEQTRHAVAEVGYDQWVAVWRRTVDVNLLGAANVTWAVARHLIEDGRPGSVVNVGSRGAFRGEPEHPAYGASKAALHAFGQSMAIALAPHRISVTSVAPGFVATERQEAKLAGPGGEALRDQSPFGRVGTAEDVAAAIVHLASPEAAWSSGAILDVNGASHLR from the coding sequence ATGACCGGGCAAAGAGGCGTACTGGTCACGGGCGGCTCCCGCGGCATCGGCCGGGCCACTGCCGTCGCCTTCGCGGCGCGCGGCTACCGCGTGGCGGTCCACTACGCGACCCGGCGCGACGACGCCGAGACGACGCTGCGCGAGCTGGCGGGCTCCGGACACACCTGCGTCGCCGGCGACCTAGGCGACCCGGCCGCGGCACGCCAGGTCGTCGACGAAGCGATCGCGACGCTCGGCCGCGTCGACGTCCTGGTCAACAACGCCGCCCAGGCCCCGACGGAACAGACCCGCCACGCCGTGGCCGAGGTCGGCTACGACCAGTGGGTGGCGGTGTGGCGGCGCACGGTCGACGTCAACCTCCTCGGCGCCGCCAACGTCACGTGGGCGGTGGCCCGCCACCTGATCGAGGACGGCCGCCCGGGCAGCGTCGTCAACGTCGGCTCGCGCGGCGCGTTCCGCGGCGAACCCGAGCACCCGGCCTACGGCGCGAGCAAGGCCGCGCTGCACGCCTTCGGCCAGTCGATGGCGATCGCCCTGGCCCCGCACCGGATTTCCGTGACGTCGGTGGCGCCCGGGTTCGTCGCCACCGAACGCCAGGAAGCCAAGCTCGCCGGCCCGGGCGGCGAAGCGCTGCGGGACCAGAGCCCGTTCGGCCGGGTGGGCACCGCCGAGGACGTCGCCGCGGCGATCGTCCACCTGGCCTCACCGGAAGCGGCGTGGAGCTCCGGCGCGATCCTCGACGTCAACGGCGCCTCGCACCTGCGCTGA
- a CDS encoding TetR/AcrR family transcriptional regulator: MPRSGAEARRRLQQAALELYGERGFDRTTTAEIAARAGLNERTYFRHFADKREVLFDGEADLRDTMTEAVAEAPDGLTPYEILLRAFRKAARILEANRPFSEPRLAIIAATPALRERELAKHASLTDALAEALRERGIRSGPAGLAAQTGWATFHHAAQAWIDDPAQSLDIHLSQAFDELRALSTGGER; the protein is encoded by the coding sequence GTGCCACGAAGCGGAGCAGAAGCGCGCCGCCGCCTCCAGCAGGCGGCCCTCGAGCTGTACGGGGAACGCGGGTTCGACCGGACCACCACCGCGGAGATCGCCGCGCGCGCCGGCCTCAACGAGCGCACCTACTTCCGGCACTTCGCGGACAAGCGCGAAGTGCTCTTCGACGGCGAAGCCGACCTGCGCGACACGATGACCGAGGCGGTGGCCGAAGCCCCCGACGGCCTGACGCCGTACGAGATCCTGCTGCGCGCGTTCCGGAAGGCCGCGCGGATCCTCGAAGCCAACCGCCCGTTCTCCGAGCCGCGGCTGGCGATCATCGCCGCGACCCCGGCGCTGCGCGAACGCGAACTGGCCAAGCACGCCTCGCTCACCGACGCGCTGGCGGAAGCGCTGCGGGAGCGGGGCATCCGAAGCGGGCCGGCGGGCCTGGCCGCGCAGACCGGCTGGGCGACCTTCCACCACGCGGCCCAGGCCTGGATCGACGACCCGGCGCAGAGCCTGGACATCCATCTCTCGCAAGCTTTCGACGAACTGCGGGCCCTGTCGACGGGAGGCGAGCGATGA
- a CDS encoding SDR family oxidoreductase — protein sequence MHVFVTGGSGQTGPTVVAELLAAGHAVTGLARSEAAAARLESWGAAVLRGSLEDFDVLRRGAEAADGVLHMAFGGDFADPDDLTRRDTAAIEALGRAAGKPFVSTSGTLVLPGGRESTERDEPDAHGIAGFRIPGERACLDAGGTVVRLAPTVHGPRDHGFIPMLIATARKTGVSAYVGDGGNRWPAVHRRDAAVLFRLALEQAPAGSVLHGVAENVTFKDIAETVARKLGLPAVSLTPEEAASHFASPFMARVHGFDGPVSSAGTRQLLGWTPGHPGLLEDLANGDYFAAPA from the coding sequence ATGCATGTCTTCGTCACCGGGGGTTCCGGCCAGACCGGTCCCACCGTCGTCGCCGAGCTTCTCGCGGCCGGCCACGCCGTCACCGGCCTCGCACGCTCGGAGGCCGCGGCCGCGCGGCTGGAATCGTGGGGAGCCGCCGTACTCCGCGGTTCGCTGGAGGACTTCGATGTTCTGCGCCGCGGGGCCGAGGCGGCCGACGGCGTCCTGCACATGGCGTTCGGCGGCGACTTCGCCGATCCGGACGACCTGACGCGGCGCGACACGGCGGCGATCGAGGCGCTCGGCCGGGCGGCGGGCAAGCCGTTCGTCAGCACGTCGGGGACGCTGGTCCTGCCCGGCGGCCGGGAGAGCACCGAACGGGATGAGCCCGACGCGCACGGCATCGCCGGCTTCCGCATCCCGGGCGAGCGGGCGTGCCTGGACGCCGGCGGCACGGTGGTCCGGCTGGCGCCGACCGTCCACGGCCCGCGGGACCACGGCTTCATCCCGATGCTCATCGCCACGGCGCGCAAGACCGGCGTCTCGGCGTACGTCGGTGACGGCGGCAACCGCTGGCCCGCGGTCCACCGCCGGGACGCGGCAGTCCTGTTCCGGCTGGCCTTGGAGCAAGCTCCGGCCGGGAGCGTGCTGCACGGCGTGGCCGAGAATGTGACGTTCAAGGACATCGCGGAGACGGTCGCCCGGAAGCTCGGCCTGCCCGCCGTTTCCCTGACGCCGGAGGAGGCCGCGTCGCATTTCGCGAGCCCGTTCATGGCCCGGGTCCACGGCTTCGACGGGCCGGTCTCGAGTGCCGGGACGCGGCAGCTGCTCGGCTGGACGCCCGGTCACCCGGGCTTGCTGGAAGACCTGGCGAACGGCGACTACTTCGCGGCCCCCGCCTAG